The DNA region CCCTTGAGGATCCTGGACTGCAAGAACCCGGACTGCAAGGCCCTCACCGAGGATGCCCCCGCCATGACGGACCACCTGTGCGACGAGTGCCGGGATCACTTCCACGCGTTGCTCAAGGGGCTGGACGCGGCGGGGGCGGTGGTAAAGCTGGACAAGCGGCTGGTTAGGGGGTTGGACTACTACACCAAGACCGCCTACGAGATCCTCTCCGGCGACCTGGGGGCCCAGAACGCAGTATGTGGCGGGGGCCGGTACGACCACCTGGCGGAGGCCATAGGGGGGCCCTTCGTCCCCGGGGTGGGCTTCGCCTCCGGGGTGGAGCGGATCGTGATAACCATGGAGAGCCAGGGGTGCTCCTTCGGCCAGGAGCCCTCCATCGACGCCTTCGTGGTGACCGCCTCGCCGGAGATGAACGTGCGGCTCGCCGCCTCGGCGCTCCTCAAGGGGCTGAGGGCCCTGGGGGTCCGGTCGGACATGGACTACTCGGGCAAGTCCTTCAAGGCCCAGATGAAGCTGGCCTCCCAGAGGAACGCCCCCTGGGTCTGCATAATCGGGGATGAGGAGCTCTTGAGGTCGGTGGTCACCCTTAAGGATATGGGCTCCGGTGAGCAGACCCAGGTGCCCCTGGGGGATTCGGCGGAGATAGCCAAGCGGGTTAGGGGGTAGTTTAGATATGGAGGTTTCCAGCCAGTTCTTCTCTGAGCGTTGGAAGAGGTCGGTCAAGTGCGGCCTGGTGGACCTCTCTATGGCGGGCAGCCAGGTGGTCCTGAACGGATGGCTTCGCCGCCGCAGGGACCTGGGGGGGATCATATTCCTGGAGCTCTGGGATCACACCGGTGCCGTCCAGGTGGTTATAAACCCCGAGGTGGCCCCGGAGGCTCACGACAGGGCCAAGGAGGTCCGGAGCGAGTACGTGATGGCCATTCGCGGCTCCGTTCAGCGGAGGCCCCAGGGGACCGAGAACCCGGACATGCCCACCGGCCAGGTGGAGGTGGTGGCCCAGGACATACTGGTGCTCTCCCCGTCCAAGCCGTTGCCCTTCGAGATAGGGGAGGCGGATCGGGTGGACGAGAACCTCCGGCTCCGATACCGGTTCCTGGACCTGAGGCGGGAGAGGATGCAGCATAACCTGAGGGTTAGGAGCGCCGCCGCCCAGTTCACCCGGAACTACCTGGTCCAGAACGGGTTCCTTGAGGTGGAGACTCCCATGCTCACCAAGTCCACCCCCGAGGGGGCCAGGGACTTCCTGGTGCCCAGCCGGGTGAACCCGGGCAAGTTCTTCGCCTTGCCCCAGTCGCCCCAGATATTCAAGCAGATACTGATGGTCTCCGGCTGTGACCGCTACTTCCAGATAGTCAAGTGTTTCCGGGACGAGGACCTGAGGGCGGACAGGCAGCCGGAGTTTACCCAGGTGGACCTGGAGATGAGCTTCATCACCGAGGAGGACGTGTTCTCCCTGCTGGAGGGCTACATGAGGGGCCTCTTCAAGGAGATCCTGGGGGAGGAGATACCCACCCCATTCCGCAGGATCACCTGGCGGGAGGCCATGGACCTCTACGGTAGCGACAAGCCGGACCTTCGGATCCCGGAGGCCATGGTGGACCTGACGGAGGTCATGGGCTTCGAGGGGTCTCCCCTCCAGGAGGTCAAGGAGTCCGGCGGGGTGGTCAAGGGGCTTAGGCTGCCCGGCGGGGCCAAGCTATCCCGGAAGGAGGTCTCCAACCTGGAGGCCAGGGCGGTTGAGCTGGGGGCTCGGGGCCTGGCGGTGATCCAGCGCAACGGGGAGGCCCTAAAGGGTCCCTTCGTGAAGATCATGGACGAGGCCGCCAGGGCCAGGCTAATTGAGGCGTCGAACCTGGGTGACGGGGACGCGGTCCTCATCCTGGCTGACCGGTCCTGGAGGACCGCCTGCGAGGTCCTTGGGGCATTGAGGCTCGAGGTCTTCCGGTCCATGGGGCTGGTGGAGGAGGGCTGGCGCTTCCTCTGGGTGGTGGACTTCCCCCTTTTCGAGTGGGACCAGGAGGAGGGCCGGTACGTGTCGGTGCACCACCCCTTCACTTCCCCCAAGGAGGAGGACCTTGATCTGATGGAGAGGGACCCCGGATCGGTCCGGTCCAGGGCCTACGACCTGGTGCTCAACGGAAGCGAGGTGGGGGGAGGGTCCATAAGGATCCACCACCCGGTGGTTCAGGAGCGGGTCTTCAAGGCCCTTGGCTTCGAGGAGGAGCAGCTGAGGGACCGGTTCGGCTTCCTGTTGGATGCCCTATCCTACGGTACCCCGCCTCACGGGGGGCTTGCCCTTGGCTTCGACCGGCTCACCATGATGCTCTGCGGCGCCAGGTCCATAAGGGAGGTAATGGCGTTCCCCAAGACCCAGAGGGCCCAGTGCCTACTGTCCGGGGCCCCGTCCCAGGTGGACAGGTCCCAGCTGGACGAGCTCTTCATAGCCAGCACCGCGGAGGAGGCCCAGTAGGTACGACCCTTAAACCCCATTAGGGAGGTGTCTTACGGTGCTTAAGGTGAGGTTCCTTGGACACGCGGCTTTTCACTTGGAGGGGGACGGGTTCAGCGCCCTGGTGGATCCGTTCTTGAGTGGCAACCCCGCATGTGCCGGGGCGGAGGGGATAGAGCCCCAGTGGATATTCGTCACCCACGGCCATGGGGATCACCTGGGTGACACGGTGTCCATCGCCAAGAGGACCGGGGCCACGGTGGTGTGCAACTACGAGCTCTCCCTGATCCTGGGTAGGCAGGGGGTCAACACCATGGGGATGTACTTCGCCGGCAGGACCCAGATGCCCTTCGGGACCGTGAGGATGGTGAAGGCCCTTCACGGCTCCGGGGTGGTGGAGGGGGACCGGGTGCTCTACGGAGGGCTGGCGTGCGGGTTCGTGATAGAGGCCTGTGGCGTGAAGGTCTATCACGCGGGGGACACGGGGCTTACCTCCGACATGGCTCTCCTGGCTCAGGATGGGATAGACCTGGCCCTTCTGCCCATAGGGGGCTTCTACGTGATGGATTGCGAGGACGCCGCCCGGGCGGTGGGGATGATAAGGCCCAAGCGGGTGGTGCCCATGCACTACGACACGTTCCCCCCCATAAAGGCGGACCCTCGTAGGTTCGCCCAGCTGGTGGGGGACCTGGCGGAGGTTAGGGCGCTCAAGCCCGGGGAGGAGATGGAGCTGTAGGTTCGGGGAGGGATGCAGACCAGGGGACGGGCCTCAAGTCGGTCCCCTGGTTTTAATTTGGGTCTAGGTCAGTACTTGAGGCCGAACACCGGGTGGAAGATCCGCTCGTCGTGGAGGAACCGGGCCTGTTCCTCCAGGGCCTTCTTTGCCCTGTCCCCCATCCTTATGGCCAGGATGGAGGTGAGCACGTGGACCAGGAAGAGGGGGCCTATGATGCTGCTCCCGAAGGTGGGGGAGGAGGCGGAGACGAAGAGGGACAGGTCCGCGAACCGGCAGACCGGTGCGGCGGGGCTGTCGGTGATGGATATTATTCGGCAGCCGTTGGAGTGGGCGATCTCCACCGACTCGGTGACCTCCACCACGTAGCTGGGCAACTCGCACACCACCAGCAGGTCCCCCTCCCGGGCCACCCGGACCTGTTCGTGCAGGGTTAGGGTGCCCCGCTTGAGGAGGAAGGAGTTTAGGTTCATGACCCTAAGTCGCACCTGGAGGGACTCCGCCACCATGGAGGAGATGCCCCATCCGAGGCAGTATATGTTGTTGGCCTCGGTGACCATCTGGCAGAAGGAGGCGGAGCTGGCGGCGGACATCTGGGTCCAGGTGTCGTCCAGGTTGGCGTGTTCCATCTTGTAGATGGTGTCCGGCAGGCTGTCCTCCGAGTTGGACACCTTGGCCAGCATGGCGGCGGGGTTCACCTGTTCCAGGATTGCCCTCTGGAGGGCGTCCTTGAGCTCCGAGTAGCCCTCGAAGCCCAGCATCCGGGCCACCCGGACCAGCTGGGCCTTGGAGACCTTCAGGTCCTCCGCCACGTCCCCTATGGACCTGAAGGCCGCCTCCCTCATGTTGGACAGCAGGTACTCCACCACCCGCCTTGCCTTGTTGGGCATGCTGTCTATCCTGTCCATCATCAGCGCCTGAAGCTGGGCACTGTCCATAATGCCACCCCTTCCGAGAACTTTTGTTTATAATTAAATTATCCCAACCGGGGAATTGCGTTCATTTTTGGTCATCAATTGGGGGGACCTACCGGGTTTTATGGGGCACAGAGGGAGCTCAGCTAAACCCATTGGAGACACATGTTCAAGATCCCATGTACATTATAGTACCTGAAGGGGTAAAAAGAAACTGATTTTCCGTATGGATTACATGTTCCATGGTGACAAGGTTGAGGTGATGGGGTAGTGGGGAGGGTCCTCTAGGACCCTCCCCGGTTGCTGGAGGGGTACTACTTTGAGGCAACCGCCGCCTTGGCGGTCTCGAAGCCCCGCTCGATGGCGTTCTTGTTCACCTCTATGAGGGCCGCCTTGCCGCCCGCGGAGAGCTTCTTCTCCAGGGCCTTTACGATGCTCTCCTTGGAGACCACCCCGGTGGCCCCCGCCACGGCGCCCAGCATGACCATGTTGGCCACCTTGAGGTTGCCCAGCTTCTCGGCGATCTCGTTGCAGGGGACCTTGACGGAGACCAGGTCGGTTCGTTGGGGCTCCCGGTCTATGACGGACTGGTTTATAAGCAGACACCCGTTGGGGGTCACCGCGGGCTCGAACTTGACCAGGGAGGGGATGTTCATGGCCACCACCACCTCCGCGTCGTTGGTGACCGGGGAGGCCACCTCCTGGTCGCTTATGACCACCGTGCAGTTGGCGGTTCCACCCCTCATCTCCGGGCCGTAGGAGGGCATCCAGGTGACGTGCTTGCCCTCCAGCATGCCCGCATAGGAGATTATCTGTCCCATGAGCATGACGCCCTGGCCGCCGAAGCCGGCGAAGATCATACGAGTGTTCATGGTCTACTCACCCACCTTGTCCACGAATACTCCCAAGGGATACTCGGGAACCATGTTCTCCTCCAGCCACTTGAGGGACTTGACCGGGTCCATTCCCCAGTTGGTGGGGCAGGTGGATAGCACCTCCACCATTCCGAACCCGATGCCCCTCACCTGGGCCAGGAAGGCCTTCCGGATGGCCTCCTTGGTCTTCCTGACGTCCTGGGGGGTGTTGACCTTGGTCCGGGCCAGGTAGGCCACGCCCCGGGTCTCCTTGATGATCTCCGAGACCCTAAGGGGGTACCCGTCGTTCTCCGCCTTCCTGCCGTAGGGGGTGGTGGTGCTCTTCATCCCCAGCAGGGTGGTGGGGGCCATCTGGCCGCCGGTCATGCCGTAGATGGCGTTGTTGACGAAGATGGTGGTTATCTTCTCACCCCGGTTGGCGGCGTGGACTATCTCGGCGGTGCCGATGGCGCCCAGGTCCCCGTCCCCCTGGTAGGTGAAGACGTACAGGTCCGGCCTGGCCCTCTTTATGCCCGTGGCCACCGCCGGGGCCCTGCCGTGGGCGGCGATGGTGCCGTCGGTGTCGAAGAACTCGTAGGCGAACACCGAGCAGCCGATGGGGGCCACGGTGATGGTGTTCTCCCTCATGTCAAGCTCGTCCAGCACCTCCGCCACCAGCCGGTGGATAACCCCGTGGGTGCAACCGGGGCAGTAGGTGAACTCCCTCATGGTGAGGCTCTCGGGCCTCTTCATAACAACCTGGAAAGTCATATCCGGCTTACCTCCCCAGCTTAGAGTTTAGGGCCCCGAGGATCTCGTCGGGGGTGGGGACAACCCCGCCCATCCGCTTGAAGAACTCTATGGGGGCGTTGTCCTTCACCGCCAGCTTCACGTCCTCCAGCATCTGCCCCATGTTCATCTCCGCGTCGAAGATCAGCTTCTTGCCCTTGGAGAGCTCCTCCAGGCGCTTGTAGGGGAAGGGCCAGATGGTGATGGGCCTGAAGAGCCCCGCCTTTATGCCCTGTTCCCTGGCCTGGTCCACCACGCTCTTGGCTATCCGGGCCACGGTGCCGAAGGCGGTGATAACCACCTCCGCGTCCTCGAGCCGGTACTCCTCCCACCGGGTCTCGTTCCGCTCCATCTCCTCGTACTTGGCCACCAGCGCCAGGTTCATCTGCTCCAGCCGGTAGGGATCCAGGTCGAAGGGGGCCACGACCCTCTTCTGGCGGCCCTTGTTGCCCTTGAGGGCCCAGGTGTCGTGGGTGGGTAGCTGGGACAGGTCAACGAAGTCCGGGAAGGTAACGGGCTCCATGATCTGGCCGATGACCCCGTCCGCCACGATGAGGGTGGGGTTCCGGTACTTGTCCGCCAGGTCGAAGGCCAGCACCGTCAGGTCCACCGCCTCCTGGACGGTGGAGGGGGCCAGGACTATCAGCTTGTAGTCCCCGTGTCCGCCCCCCTTGGTGGCCTGCCAGTAGTCCCCCTGGGAGGGCTGGATGTCCCCCAGCCCCGGTCCTCCGCGCACCACGTTGACCAGCACCGCCGGCAGCTCCGCGCAGGCCATGTAGGAGACCCCTTCCTGCATGAGGCTGTAACCCGGCGAGGAGGTGGAGGTCATGACCCGGGTGCCCGTGCAGGCGGCCCCGTAGACCATGTTTATGGTGGCCACCTCGCTCTCGGTCTGGAGGAAGGTGCCGTTCACCTCCGGCATCCGTTTGGACATGTACTCCGGGAGCTCGTTCTGAGGCGTTATGGGGTAGCCGAAGAACAGCCTGCAGCCCGCCCTAACGGCCGCCTCTCCCATGGCTTCAGTTCCCTTTACCAAAACTCTCTCGGCCATCTACGTTCCCCTCCCAATCTTGGTTTGGACCCAGCTCTCTTAAGCGTTCTCCACTTCCTTGTAGACGGTTATGCAGACGTCGGGGCATATGTTGTAGCAGAACCCGCAACCGATGCACTTGTCCACGTGCTTCGCCTCCGCCGGGTGGTAGCCCTTGTTGTTGAAGTTGTCCCCGAACTCGATGACCTTCATGGGACACACGCTCACGCAGAGCCCGCAGCCCTTGCACCTCTCCTGATCGATTTCGATCTTTCCCTTGGCCTTTGCCATCCCGCTCACACCTCCGTAAAGGGTCTATATTTCCATCCGCATGAACCGGCGTATCTTGAAGACCGGGAACCGAAGGCCCTGGACGTCCAGGAAGTCCGGCACCACCGTGTACTTCACCGGTATGGACAACCTCTCCGACGCCTCCGCCAGGACCTCCTCCCCCCGACGGATCAGGTCCGGGGTGGTCTCCCTGGAGAGGTTGGGGTTGTTTATCAGGTAGTCCACCTTGAGGTCCGCCACCCGGGAGAGGTCATTGAGGGCCCTCTCGATCCCCGCCACAGTGGAGGAGAAGGGACGGGCCACGTTGACCACCATGGATATCTCGCAGTCCCCCAGGTGGGGCTTCAGATAACCGAGCACCACCACGCCCCCCTCCTCGCCCCCCACGTCCATCACCGTCTTATACTCCTGTCGCTCCAGGTAGCCCCTGGCGGCGCCGGTGATGACCGGAAG from Thermanaerovibrio acidaminovorans DSM 6589 includes:
- a CDS encoding MurR/RpiR family transcriptional regulator, translated to MDSAQLQALMMDRIDSMPNKARRVVEYLLSNMREAAFRSIGDVAEDLKVSKAQLVRVARMLGFEGYSELKDALQRAILEQVNPAAMLAKVSNSEDSLPDTIYKMEHANLDDTWTQMSAASSASFCQMVTEANNIYCLGWGISSMVAESLQVRLRVMNLNSFLLKRGTLTLHEQVRVAREGDLLVVCELPSYVVEVTESVEIAHSNGCRIISITDSPAAPVCRFADLSLFVSASSPTFGSSIIGPLFLVHVLTSILAIRMGDRAKKALEEQARFLHDERIFHPVFGLKY
- the hisS gene encoding histidine--tRNA ligase produces the protein MEPIRAPRGTKDVMPDESWKWAYVMSVFRGVADDFGYREVHLPIFEHTELFCRGIGDTTDVVEKEMYTFTDRGGRSITLRPELTASMVRAYLEHDLRNQQQPVKLWSVGPMFRYERPQKGRYRQFWQVDVEALGSQDPMVDLEVIGFSLELYRRLGLSNLEVVLNSVGCPKCRPVHRKALTDFLGAKLDGLCETCRGRFHRNPLRILDCKNPDCKALTEDAPAMTDHLCDECRDHFHALLKGLDAAGAVVKLDKRLVRGLDYYTKTAYEILSGDLGAQNAVCGGGRYDHLAEAIGGPFVPGVGFASGVERIVITMESQGCSFGQEPSIDAFVVTASPEMNVRLAASALLKGLRALGVRSDMDYSGKSFKAQMKLASQRNAPWVCIIGDEELLRSVVTLKDMGSGEQTQVPLGDSAEIAKRVRG
- a CDS encoding 3-methyl-2-oxobutanoate dehydrogenase subunit VorB produces the protein MAERVLVKGTEAMGEAAVRAGCRLFFGYPITPQNELPEYMSKRMPEVNGTFLQTESEVATINMVYGAACTGTRVMTSTSSPGYSLMQEGVSYMACAELPAVLVNVVRGGPGLGDIQPSQGDYWQATKGGGHGDYKLIVLAPSTVQEAVDLTVLAFDLADKYRNPTLIVADGVIGQIMEPVTFPDFVDLSQLPTHDTWALKGNKGRQKRVVAPFDLDPYRLEQMNLALVAKYEEMERNETRWEEYRLEDAEVVITAFGTVARIAKSVVDQAREQGIKAGLFRPITIWPFPYKRLEELSKGKKLIFDAEMNMGQMLEDVKLAVKDNAPIEFFKRMGGVVPTPDEILGALNSKLGR
- a CDS encoding metal-dependent hydrolase gives rise to the protein MLKVRFLGHAAFHLEGDGFSALVDPFLSGNPACAGAEGIEPQWIFVTHGHGDHLGDTVSIAKRTGATVVCNYELSLILGRQGVNTMGMYFAGRTQMPFGTVRMVKALHGSGVVEGDRVLYGGLACGFVIEACGVKVYHAGDTGLTSDMALLAQDGIDLALLPIGGFYVMDCEDAARAVGMIRPKRVVPMHYDTFPPIKADPRRFAQLVGDLAEVRALKPGEEMEL
- a CDS encoding 2-oxoacid:acceptor oxidoreductase family protein yields the protein MNTRMIFAGFGGQGVMLMGQIISYAGMLEGKHVTWMPSYGPEMRGGTANCTVVISDQEVASPVTNDAEVVVAMNIPSLVKFEPAVTPNGCLLINQSVIDREPQRTDLVSVKVPCNEIAEKLGNLKVANMVMLGAVAGATGVVSKESIVKALEKKLSAGGKAALIEVNKNAIERGFETAKAAVASK
- the aspS gene encoding aspartate--tRNA ligase, with product MEVSSQFFSERWKRSVKCGLVDLSMAGSQVVLNGWLRRRRDLGGIIFLELWDHTGAVQVVINPEVAPEAHDRAKEVRSEYVMAIRGSVQRRPQGTENPDMPTGQVEVVAQDILVLSPSKPLPFEIGEADRVDENLRLRYRFLDLRRERMQHNLRVRSAAAQFTRNYLVQNGFLEVETPMLTKSTPEGARDFLVPSRVNPGKFFALPQSPQIFKQILMVSGCDRYFQIVKCFRDEDLRADRQPEFTQVDLEMSFITEEDVFSLLEGYMRGLFKEILGEEIPTPFRRITWREAMDLYGSDKPDLRIPEAMVDLTEVMGFEGSPLQEVKESGGVVKGLRLPGGAKLSRKEVSNLEARAVELGARGLAVIQRNGEALKGPFVKIMDEAARARLIEASNLGDGDAVLILADRSWRTACEVLGALRLEVFRSMGLVEEGWRFLWVVDFPLFEWDQEEGRYVSVHHPFTSPKEEDLDLMERDPGSVRSRAYDLVLNGSEVGGGSIRIHHPVVQERVFKALGFEEEQLRDRFGFLLDALSYGTPPHGGLALGFDRLTMMLCGARSIREVMAFPKTQRAQCLLSGAPSQVDRSQLDELFIASTAEEAQ
- a CDS encoding cobyric acid synthase CobQ, encoding MTQLRKNYAFIGLFGSGKTEMAINWALYLRSQHPQVAIVDGDIISPYFRSRDVAEELEEMGLTPVYPKGALRNGDLPVITGAARGYLERQEYKTVMDVGGEEGGVVVLGYLKPHLGDCEISMVVNVARPFSSTVAGIERALNDLSRVADLKVDYLINNPNLSRETTPDLIRRGEEVLAEASERLSIPVKYTVVPDFLDVQGLRFPVFKIRRFMRMEI
- a CDS encoding 4Fe-4S dicluster domain-containing protein, with protein sequence MAKAKGKIEIDQERCKGCGLCVSVCPMKVIEFGDNFNNKGYHPAEAKHVDKCIGCGFCYNICPDVCITVYKEVENA
- a CDS encoding thiamine pyrophosphate-dependent enzyme; this encodes MTFQVVMKRPESLTMREFTYCPGCTHGVIHRLVAEVLDELDMRENTITVAPIGCSVFAYEFFDTDGTIAAHGRAPAVATGIKRARPDLYVFTYQGDGDLGAIGTAEIVHAANRGEKITTIFVNNAIYGMTGGQMAPTTLLGMKSTTTPYGRKAENDGYPLRVSEIIKETRGVAYLARTKVNTPQDVRKTKEAIRKAFLAQVRGIGFGMVEVLSTCPTNWGMDPVKSLKWLEENMVPEYPLGVFVDKVGE